A single genomic interval of Drosophila virilis strain 15010-1051.87 chromosome 2, Dvir_AGI_RSII-ME, whole genome shotgun sequence harbors:
- the Ada gene encoding adenosine deaminase-like protein: protein MLKFLRGLPKVELHAHLNGSLNTDSIRELAEKVYGAQTADFSTLCEQFVKFEKGAKLDECFEKFGFVHKLTATKQGLEYATELVIRDFAKDHVIYVELRTTPKANEHMSRRAYLQTVLDAIKSARDLYEIRVKLLPSINRGEPIEVAEEIVALAIEFASTEPDIIVGIDFSGNPNQGKFKDFMPALSEAKKHDLKLALHCAEVDNPLEIREMIKFGMSRCGHGTYLTESGYEHLKEENIPIECCLTSNIKSGTVANIGVHHLKQLMEADAPKVLCTDDSGVFDTTLTDEFFLATETFGLTRSQCIALTMEAVEHAFATREEKLLMKMQIYSYTRRQPL, encoded by the coding sequence ATGCTAAAGTTCCTGCGAGGTTTGCCCAAAGTAGAGCTGCACGCCCATCTAAATGGCAGCCTGAATACTGACAGCATCCGCGAATTAGCTGAGAAGGTATATGGCGCGCAGACGGCGGACTTTTCGACATTGTGCGAACAGTTTGTTAAATTCGAGAAGGGCGCCAAATTGGACGAGTGTTTCGAAAAGTTTGGATTTGTGCACAAGCTCACGGCTACCAAACAGGGCCTCGAATATGCCACCGAATTGGTCATACGTGATTTTGCCAAGGACCATGTCATATACGTGGAACTCCGCACCACGCCCAAGGCAAATGAACACATGTCCAGACGTGCCTATCTGCAGACCGTGCTGGATGCTATCAAAAGCGCGCGCGATCTATACGAGATCAGGGTAAAGCTGTTGCCTTCCATAAACCGTGGCGAGCCGATCGAAGTGGCCGAGGAAATTGTCGCTTTGGCTATCGAGTTTGCCTCAACGGAACCAGATATAATAGTTGGTATCGATTTCAGTGGTAATCCGAATCAGGGCAAATTTAAGGATTTTATGCCAGCGCTGAGTGAGGCTAAAAAACACGACCTAAAGCTCGCGCTGCACTGCGCAGAAGTTGATAATCCCCTGGAAATTCGAGAGATGATTAAGTTTGGTATGTCGCGCTGTGGACATGGAACCTATCTCACCGAATCCGGTTATGAGCACCTGAAGGAGGAGAATATACCCATTGAGTGTTGCCTGACGAGCAACATCAAATCCGGCACTGTGGCAAACATTGGAGTACATCATCTCAAGCAGCTGATGGAGGCAGATGCGCCCAAGGTGCTGTGTACGGATGACAGCGGCGTATTCGATACGACCCTCACGGACGAGTTCTTTTTGGCAACGGAAACCTTTGGTCTGACCCGGAGTCAGTGCATCGCACTGACAATGGAGGCGGTTGAGCATGCCTTTGCGACTCGCGAAGAAAAACTATTGATGAAAATGCAGATTTATTCATATACTCGACGTCAACcattataa
- the beag gene encoding protein Red, protein MSEAHLEAPPSVRLTNDDFRKLLATPRGPPPGSTSSSAGSGYLATAQFATPAAVGEKKKSQSSSERNDLRRKKKNFYAALKKQEDVKLQELSEKYRDRARERRDGANPDYQNASTPGHGSSTNAYRAVAPDMKSGVDAAERRRRIIQESKFLGGDMKHTHLVKGLDYALLQKVRSELHSKEAEEEELAAALAREKLAEAAAAAEQLEAERREAEDINAINGSMARNIYNLIQARRSKEVPRNELFAPGRMAYVIDMEDEMDMDIPTTLKRSKYEVPVAREDIATLTTNDIVINKLSQILSYLRAGGRNKKNKKRDKDKPLFYDKEVEHVRSQPHGSSSAGGGANPSTSGGGSKSSKALGDNIYDDVGDYQPTTTRNERHQPKPAAAAAQSYFGDAPAEPEPLITNIPPPPKISKAMASRFANEPEGYAECYPGLEEMNDAIDDSDDEVDYTKMDLGNKKGPIGRWDFDTQEEYSDYMSTKEALPKAAFQYGVKMQDGRKTRKNKTEKNEKAELDREWQKIQGIIQKRKLPKDGGGGGGGGGDEPDYKSAKY, encoded by the exons ATGTCGGAAGCCCATTTGGAAGCACCGCCCTCGGTGCGCCTGACCAACGATGATTTCCGCAAGCTGCTGGCCACGCCGCGTGGCCCGCCACCTGGCTCGACGAGCAGCAGCGCGGGCAGCGGTTACCTGGCCACAGCTCAGTTTGCAACGCCCGCCGCGGTTGgtgaaaagaagaagagccaAAGCAGCAGCGAACGAAACGATCTGCGACGCAAGAAGAAAAATTTCTATGCAGCCCTCAAGAAACAGGAGGATGTCAAGCTGCAGGAGCTCTCCGAAAAGTACAGGGACCGAGCACGAGAGCGTCGCGACGGCGCCAATCCGGACTACCAAAACGCCAGCACGCCCGGTCATGGCAGCAGCACAAATGCCTATCGCGCCGTGGCGCCTGATATGAAATCCGGCGTCGATGCGGCGGAGCGCAGGCGTCGCATTATCCAGGAGTCCAAGTTCTTGGGTGGTGACATGAAACACACTCATTTGGTGAAGGGTCTCGATTATGCGCTGCTCCAAAAGGTGCGCTCCGAGCTGCACTCCAAGGAGgccgaggaggaggagctggCCGCCGCATTGGCGCGCGAAAAGCTGGCCGAAGCGGCGGCCGCTGCCGAACAGCTGGAGGCGGAGCGTCGCGAGGCGGAGGACATAAATGCGATAAATGGGTCCATGGCAcgcaatatatataatctgaTACAGGCACGCCGTTCCAAAGAGGTGCCGCGCAATGAGCTGTTCGCGCCCGGTCGCATGGCCTATGTGATTGACATGGAGGATGAGATGGACATGGACATACCCACAACATTGAAGCGCTCCAAATATGAGGTGCCTGTGGCACGCGAGGACATTGCCACGCTGACCACCAAtgatattgttattaataaacTATCGCAGATCTTGAGCTACCTACGCGCCGGTGGgcgcaacaagaagaacaagaaaCGCGACAAGGATAAGCCCCTGTTCTATGATAAGGAAGTGGAGCATGTGCGCAGCCAACCgcatggcagcagcagcgctggcGGCGGCGCCAATCCGAGCaccagcggcggcggcagcaaatCCTCGAAAGCTCTAGGCGATAACATCTACGATGATGTGGGCGACTATCAGCCCACGACCACGCGCAATGAGCGTCATCAGCCAAAaccggcggcggcagcagctcaaTCGTACTTTGGTGATGCCCCCGCCGAACCGGAGCCACTGATAACAAATATACCGCCGCCCCCAAAGATATCCAAGGCGATGGCTTCGCGTTTCGCCAACGAACCGGAGGGCTATGCCGAATGCTATCCGGGACTGGAGGAGATGAACGATGCCATTGATGATTCGGATGATGAGGTGGACTACACCAAAATGGATTTGGGCAACAAGAAGGGTCCGATCGGTCGCTGGGACTTTGACACGCAGGAGGAGTACTCCGACTATATGAGCACCAAGGAAGCGCTTCCAAAGGCCGCCTTTCAGTACGGCGTCAAGATGCAGGATGGCCGCAAGAcgcgcaaaaacaaaaccgaaAAGAACGAGAAGGCCGAACTCGATCGCGAATGGCAAAAGATCCAG GGTATCATACAGAAACGCAAGCTGCCCAAggatggcggcggcggtggcggcggcggcggcgatgaACCTGACTACAAATCAgctaaatattaa